The following are from one region of the Amycolatopsis lurida genome:
- the mobA gene encoding molybdenum cofactor guanylyltransferase, with translation MPYAGIVLAGGAARRLSGVDKPALPVGGKPLLARALAALAGAHPVIVVGPERPGFGDVVWTRESSPGTGPVAALAAGLALVRTEFVVVLAGDLAGVRKSTVDRLLAGIGTASGAVLVDASGERQWLLGAWRAEALRSALPETVENASLRRTLGGLEIVEVPEEPGESDDIDTPEDLDRLS, from the coding sequence GTGCCCTACGCGGGGATCGTGCTGGCGGGCGGTGCCGCGCGCCGCCTGTCCGGTGTGGACAAACCCGCGCTCCCCGTCGGCGGGAAACCGTTGCTGGCCAGGGCTTTGGCCGCGCTCGCGGGCGCGCATCCGGTGATCGTCGTCGGCCCGGAACGGCCGGGATTCGGCGACGTCGTCTGGACCAGGGAGTCCTCGCCCGGAACGGGACCGGTGGCCGCGCTGGCCGCCGGGCTCGCGTTGGTGCGCACCGAGTTCGTCGTGGTGCTGGCCGGTGATCTCGCGGGCGTCCGGAAGTCCACTGTGGACCGGCTGCTTGCCGGGATCGGCACGGCTTCGGGTGCGGTGCTGGTCGACGCCTCGGGGGAGCGGCAGTGGCTGCTCGGCGCCTGGCGCGCGGAGGCACTGCGCTCGGCGTTGCCGGAGACGGTGGAGAACGCGTCGCTGCGGCGGACGCTGGGCGGGCTGGAGATCGTCGAGGTGCCCGAGGAGCCGGGCGAAAGCGACGACATCGACACGCCGGAAGATCTGGACCGGCTCTCCTAG
- a CDS encoding acyl-CoA thioesterase: MTEPRKPIVEMPLRVRYHECDGQGIVFNANYLAYVDMAMFEVEKTLFGSHQEALARGVDVVVAESNLRYRAPCRYDDELVVAVYLDHLGTTSLVIDFEITRDGDLCTEVKTRYVFVDPKTLKKAAPPASVREVYAALLPAQAD, from the coding sequence GTGACCGAGCCACGGAAACCGATCGTCGAAATGCCGCTGCGCGTGCGCTACCACGAATGCGACGGGCAGGGCATCGTGTTCAACGCCAACTACCTCGCCTACGTGGACATGGCCATGTTCGAAGTGGAGAAGACCCTCTTCGGCTCCCACCAGGAGGCGCTGGCCCGCGGTGTCGACGTCGTCGTCGCCGAATCCAACCTCCGCTACCGCGCGCCCTGCCGCTACGACGACGAACTGGTCGTCGCCGTGTATCTGGACCACCTCGGCACGACCTCGCTGGTCATCGACTTCGAGATCACCCGCGACGGTGACCTGTGCACCGAGGTGAAGACCCGGTACGTCTTCGTCGATCCGAAGACGCTCAAGAAGGCGGCGCCACCCGCGTCGGTGCGCGAGGTGTACGCCGCCCTCCTGCCCGCTCAGGCGGACTGA
- a CDS encoding NlpC/P60 family protein, with translation MRGEAGSGAGARRGATIGALGIALLLGVTGTAIAVPPPPPNPSDSEINSSKAEANAKAGDVGRLTNQLAQAESKLAQLNDDVQLKMEEANKARVDAETAQDEAAQADRDAKAARTESDAAQAAIDKARADLDRFAAASFQQGSTVGSVSAYLTANSPKELLGRAQMLDAVGGSRLNALDTMKRAQTDKSNKDATARKKLEIAQERKRAAEAAKHEADNAQSAAQHAQDTQAAQNDKLEADKASVEKQLFEAQQKVSGLQGQRQRYEDWKAQKAREDEERARQAALAASRPSPSQGGGGRPTGRPVQSAPAGASVEAVVQRALSQLGVVYAWGGGNTSGPTRGIRDGGTADRYGDYNKIGFDCSGLMIYAFAGVRSLPHYSGYQYNAGRKVPLSQMRRGDMLFWGGSARGIHHVAMYLGNGQMVEAPQSGLRVRIAPVRYGGIMPYATRLIG, from the coding sequence GTGCGTGGTGAAGCCGGGTCTGGGGCCGGTGCCCGCCGTGGCGCGACCATCGGCGCGCTGGGGATCGCCCTGTTGCTCGGGGTGACGGGTACCGCCATCGCGGTACCGCCGCCCCCGCCGAATCCCAGCGACTCCGAGATCAACTCCAGCAAGGCCGAGGCCAACGCCAAGGCGGGTGACGTCGGCAGGCTCACGAACCAGCTGGCCCAGGCCGAGTCGAAGCTCGCGCAGCTCAACGACGACGTCCAGCTGAAGATGGAAGAGGCCAACAAGGCGAGGGTCGACGCGGAGACCGCGCAGGACGAAGCCGCGCAGGCCGATCGCGACGCGAAGGCCGCGCGCACCGAATCCGACGCGGCGCAGGCAGCCATCGACAAGGCCCGCGCGGACCTCGACCGGTTCGCCGCCGCCAGCTTCCAGCAGGGCAGCACGGTCGGCTCGGTTTCGGCGTACCTGACGGCCAACAGCCCGAAGGAACTGCTGGGCCGCGCCCAGATGCTCGACGCGGTCGGCGGCAGCAGGCTCAACGCGCTCGACACGATGAAGCGCGCACAGACGGACAAGTCCAACAAGGACGCGACCGCGCGCAAGAAGCTGGAGATCGCGCAGGAGCGCAAGCGCGCGGCCGAGGCGGCCAAGCACGAGGCCGACAACGCCCAGAGCGCCGCGCAGCACGCGCAGGACACCCAGGCCGCGCAGAACGACAAGCTCGAAGCCGACAAGGCGAGCGTCGAGAAGCAGCTCTTCGAAGCTCAGCAGAAGGTCAGCGGCCTGCAGGGGCAGCGGCAGCGCTACGAGGATTGGAAGGCGCAGAAGGCCCGCGAGGACGAAGAGCGTGCCCGGCAGGCCGCTCTCGCCGCGTCGAGGCCCAGCCCCAGCCAAGGTGGCGGTGGCCGTCCGACGGGCAGGCCCGTCCAGTCGGCCCCCGCCGGGGCGAGCGTCGAAGCCGTGGTCCAGCGGGCTCTGTCCCAGCTCGGAGTGGTGTACGCCTGGGGCGGTGGCAACACGTCCGGTCCGACGCGCGGTATCCGCGACGGGGGCACGGCGGACCGTTACGGCGACTACAACAAGATCGGTTTCGACTGCTCGGGCCTGATGATCTACGCGTTCGCCGGGGTGAGGTCGCTCCCGCACTACAGCGGCTACCAGTACAACGCCGGGCGGAAGGTGCCGCTCTCGCAGATGCGCCGCGGCGACATGCTCTTCTGGGGCGGCAGCGCGCGGGGCATCCACCACGTCGCCATGTACCTCGGGAACGGGCAGATGGTCGAGGCGCCGCAGTCCGGTCTGCGGGTCCGCATCGCGCCGGTGCGCTACGGCGGCATCATGCCGTACGCGACCCGCTTGATCGGCTGA
- a CDS encoding TAXI family TRAP transporter solute-binding subunit produces MTVTRRTALLAGLATLAGCSTAGYRGPDREVVIAAGESGGFYLAFAELLAHQLRLAEPRLRATAVATEASVENLRRLRDGRADLGLVLGDVAESAFAGADPFSVPIAFSAIGRVYENYHQLVVRADGGVRSVADLTGRPVAMGASGSGVAVFSTRLFARAEVPVKAKNLLLGEAINALAAHEVDALLWSGGIPTPALTELNRTTPITLLPLDAHLPALRAGYGPVYDQVHVPAQAYQGVGELRTIGVANLLLAAPSLPDDVAAAVARVLAGHAADLVPAAAVGTQFLDVRTLIGTGKVPLHPGAASAYRALHG; encoded by the coding sequence GTGACCGTCACCAGGCGCACCGCTCTTCTCGCCGGGCTGGCGACGCTCGCGGGTTGTTCGACCGCGGGCTACCGGGGCCCGGACCGCGAGGTCGTCATCGCGGCGGGCGAGAGCGGCGGGTTCTATCTCGCCTTCGCGGAACTCCTGGCCCACCAGCTGCGCCTGGCGGAACCGCGGCTCCGCGCGACGGCCGTCGCCACCGAGGCCAGCGTCGAGAACCTTCGGCGCTTGCGGGACGGCCGGGCCGATCTAGGGCTCGTCCTCGGTGACGTCGCCGAGTCCGCGTTCGCCGGCGCGGATCCGTTCTCCGTCCCGATCGCGTTCTCGGCCATCGGCCGCGTCTACGAGAACTACCACCAGCTCGTGGTCCGGGCGGACGGCGGAGTGCGCTCGGTCGCCGATCTGACCGGGCGGCCGGTGGCGATGGGCGCGAGCGGATCCGGCGTCGCGGTGTTCAGCACCCGTCTGTTCGCCCGCGCCGAAGTCCCGGTGAAGGCGAAGAACCTGCTCTTGGGTGAAGCGATCAACGCGCTGGCGGCGCACGAGGTCGACGCGCTGCTCTGGTCCGGCGGGATCCCGACCCCCGCGCTCACCGAGCTCAACCGGACCACTCCGATCACCCTCCTTCCGCTGGACGCTCATCTCCCCGCCCTCCGCGCGGGCTACGGCCCGGTGTACGACCAGGTCCACGTACCGGCACAGGCCTATCAGGGGGTCGGCGAGCTGCGGACGATCGGCGTCGCGAACCTGCTGCTGGCGGCTCCTTCACTGCCCGACGACGTCGCGGCCGCGGTGGCGCGGGTGCTGGCCGGGCATGCCGCCGATCTCGTCCCGGCGGCCGCGGTGGGAACGCAATTCCTCGACGTCCGGACGTTGATCGGCACCGGCAAGGTCCCGCTGCACCCCGGAGCCGCCTCGGCCTACCGTGCCCTGCACGGGTGA
- a CDS encoding VWA domain-containing protein — translation MSLTGFASPWWFLLLLVVAAVAVGYVLSQRARRKRTMRFANLELLEKVAPKSQGWVRHVPAILIVLSLLVLTVALAGPTAEQKVPRNRATVMLVIDTSLSMEATDVAPTRLKAAQESARSFAQNMTPGVNLGLISFAGTATVLVAPTTDRGGVVKAIDNLKLAQSTATGEGIFAALQSIESFSAIVGGAEGPPPARIVLMSDGKQTVPDDLYAPRGGYTAAQAAKQAQVPISSIAFGTTHGSVDIDGKPQEVKVDVESLEEIARLSGGDFYKAASAEELKRVYDDLGEQIGYELKDADASRPWVILGTLVLMIGAAASLFLGQRLP, via the coding sequence GTGAGCCTCACCGGATTCGCCTCGCCGTGGTGGTTCCTGCTGCTGCTGGTGGTCGCCGCGGTGGCCGTGGGCTACGTGCTTTCCCAGCGCGCGCGGCGCAAGCGCACCATGCGGTTCGCCAACCTGGAACTGCTGGAGAAGGTCGCGCCGAAGAGCCAGGGATGGGTGCGGCACGTTCCCGCCATCCTGATCGTGCTTTCGCTGCTGGTGCTCACCGTCGCGCTCGCCGGGCCGACGGCCGAGCAGAAGGTGCCCCGCAACCGGGCCACCGTGATGCTGGTGATCGACACCTCGCTGTCGATGGAGGCGACCGACGTCGCCCCGACCCGGCTGAAGGCGGCCCAGGAGTCGGCGCGTTCGTTCGCGCAGAACATGACCCCCGGCGTGAACCTCGGGCTGATCTCCTTCGCGGGGACGGCGACCGTTCTGGTCGCGCCGACCACCGACCGCGGCGGCGTGGTGAAGGCGATCGACAACCTCAAGCTGGCGCAGTCGACGGCCACCGGTGAAGGGATTTTCGCCGCGTTGCAGTCGATCGAAAGCTTCTCGGCGATCGTGGGCGGTGCGGAGGGCCCGCCTCCCGCCCGGATCGTCCTGATGAGTGACGGAAAGCAGACCGTTCCGGACGACCTGTACGCCCCGCGCGGCGGTTACACGGCGGCGCAGGCGGCGAAGCAGGCCCAGGTGCCGATCTCGTCGATCGCGTTCGGGACCACGCACGGTTCGGTCGACATCGACGGCAAACCGCAGGAAGTCAAGGTCGACGTCGAGTCGCTGGAGGAGATCGCGCGGCTTTCGGGCGGCGACTTCTACAAGGCGGCCAGCGCCGAAGAGCTGAAACGCGTGTACGACGACCTCGGTGAGCAGATCGGGTACGAGCTCAAGGACGCGGACGCGAGCCGGCCTTGGGTGATCCTGGGGACGCTGGTGCTGATGATCGGTGCCGCGGCTTCGCTGTTCTTGGGGCAGAGACTGCCGTAG
- a CDS encoding DUF58 domain-containing protein has protein sequence MEAGLRTLELDVRRRLDGLLQGNHLGLVPGPGSEPGEARPYQPGDDVRRMDWAVTARTTSPHIRETVADRELETWLVADVSASLDFGTALCEKRDLVVCATAAVAHLTGGGGNRIGALVSNGAGSITRIPARGGLPHARGLVRKIAETPRAEEGVRGDLAAALEKLRRPPRRRGLAVVISDFLGDTEWQRPLRALGGHHDLIAIEVLDPRDIDLPDVGTVVLADPETGKQREVHASALLRKEFGAAAHAHRQEVAAALRRAGAAHLVLRTDSDWIADMVRFVVARKRRWSGGVA, from the coding sequence ATGGAGGCGGGCCTGCGCACGCTCGAACTCGACGTGCGCCGCCGTCTCGACGGCCTGCTGCAGGGAAACCATCTCGGCCTGGTGCCGGGGCCCGGTTCGGAACCGGGGGAGGCCCGGCCGTACCAGCCCGGTGACGACGTCCGTCGCATGGACTGGGCGGTCACCGCGCGGACGACGAGCCCGCACATCCGGGAGACCGTCGCCGACCGTGAGCTGGAGACGTGGCTGGTGGCGGACGTGTCCGCGAGCCTCGACTTCGGCACCGCGCTGTGCGAGAAGCGCGACCTGGTCGTCTGCGCGACGGCCGCGGTCGCGCATCTCACCGGCGGTGGCGGCAACCGGATCGGCGCGCTCGTCTCCAACGGGGCCGGCAGCATCACGCGGATCCCGGCGCGCGGCGGGCTCCCGCACGCGCGAGGGCTGGTCCGCAAGATCGCCGAGACCCCGCGTGCCGAAGAAGGTGTCCGCGGGGATCTCGCCGCGGCGCTGGAGAAGCTGCGGCGCCCGCCCCGTCGCCGCGGGCTGGCCGTCGTGATCTCCGACTTCCTCGGCGACACCGAATGGCAGCGGCCGTTGCGCGCGCTCGGCGGGCATCACGATCTCATCGCCATCGAAGTCCTCGACCCGCGCGACATCGACCTGCCCGACGTGGGCACCGTCGTGCTGGCCGACCCGGAGACAGGGAAACAGCGCGAAGTGCACGCTTCGGCCTTGCTGCGCAAGGAATTCGGCGCCGCGGCGCACGCTCACCGGCAGGAGGTCGCGGCCGCGCTGCGCCGCGCCGGTGCCGCGCATCTGGTGCTGCGCACCGATTCGGACTGGATCGCGGACATGGTCCGGTTCGTGGTGGCCCGCAAGCGCCGCTGGTCCGGAGGTGTCGCGTGA
- a CDS encoding AAA family ATPase codes for MTEPGYADGAQQQPGTPARDAQLLERTVFEVKRIIVGQDRLVERMLVGLLARGHLLLEGVPGVAKTLAVETFARVVGGSFSRVQFTPDLVPADILGTRIYRQGAERFDVELGPVVANFVLADEINRAPAKVQSAMLEVMAERHVSIGGQTFPMPDPFLVLATQNPIENEGVYPLPEAQRDRFLFKIVVEYPTAEEEREIIYRMGVTPPTPQEVLTPAELVRLQNVASQVFVHHALVDYVVRLVLTTRTPNDHGLADVAGWVSYGASPRASLGIIAAARALALVRGRDYVLPQDVVDVVPDVLRHRLVLSYDALADGVPIDHIITRVLQTVPLPQVSARPQGGAGQGGPVPAGAPVR; via the coding sequence GTGACCGAGCCCGGCTACGCCGACGGCGCGCAGCAGCAGCCCGGAACGCCGGCGCGGGACGCCCAGTTGCTTGAGCGGACCGTGTTCGAGGTCAAGCGGATCATCGTCGGCCAGGACAGGCTGGTCGAGCGGATGCTGGTCGGCCTGCTGGCCAGGGGGCACCTCCTGCTCGAAGGCGTGCCCGGTGTCGCGAAGACCCTCGCCGTCGAGACCTTCGCGCGCGTGGTCGGCGGTTCGTTCTCGCGGGTGCAGTTCACCCCGGACCTCGTCCCCGCCGACATCCTCGGCACCCGGATCTACCGCCAGGGCGCCGAGCGGTTCGACGTCGAACTCGGCCCGGTGGTGGCGAACTTCGTGCTCGCCGACGAGATCAACCGCGCGCCGGCGAAGGTGCAGTCGGCGATGCTCGAGGTGATGGCCGAGCGGCACGTGTCGATCGGCGGCCAGACCTTCCCGATGCCCGACCCGTTCCTCGTGCTCGCCACGCAGAACCCGATCGAGAACGAGGGTGTGTACCCGCTGCCCGAGGCGCAGCGTGACCGGTTCCTGTTCAAGATCGTCGTCGAGTACCCGACGGCGGAGGAGGAGCGGGAGATCATCTACCGGATGGGCGTCACCCCGCCCACCCCGCAAGAGGTGCTGACCCCGGCGGAACTGGTGCGGCTGCAGAACGTCGCTTCGCAGGTCTTCGTGCACCACGCGCTGGTCGACTACGTCGTCCGGCTCGTGCTCACCACCCGTACGCCGAACGACCACGGCCTCGCCGACGTCGCGGGCTGGGTGTCCTACGGCGCCTCGCCGCGCGCCAGCCTCGGCATCATCGCCGCGGCCCGCGCGCTGGCACTGGTCCGCGGCCGGGACTACGTGCTGCCGCAAGACGTCGTCGACGTCGTTCCCGACGTGCTGCGTCACCGGCTGGTGCTGTCCTACGACGCGCTGGCCGACGGCGTGCCCATCGACCACATCATCACGCGGGTGCTGCAGACCGTGCCGCTGCCGCAGGTCTCGGCCCGTCCGCAGGGCGGCGCCGGGCAGGGCGGCCCGGTCCCGGCCGGCGCACCGGTCAGGTAG
- a CDS encoding tRNA (cytidine(34)-2'-O)-methyltransferase, which translates to MFRILFYRPEIPPNTGNAIRLTANTGCELHLVEPLGFTLEDKQLRRAGLDYHDLARVHVHADLDAAWAALLPARVYAFSASATRLHTDVAYQPGDVLMFGPESAGLPAEIQESPQVTDRVRLPMLPSSRSLNLSNTAAISVYEAWRQNGFATP; encoded by the coding sequence GTGTTCCGCATCCTGTTCTACCGCCCCGAAATCCCGCCCAACACGGGTAACGCGATCCGCTTGACCGCGAACACCGGCTGCGAACTCCACCTGGTGGAGCCGCTCGGTTTCACGCTGGAGGACAAGCAGCTGCGGCGAGCCGGGCTCGACTACCACGACCTCGCGCGCGTCCATGTGCACGCGGATCTCGACGCGGCCTGGGCGGCCCTGCTGCCCGCCCGGGTCTACGCGTTCAGCGCTTCGGCGACGCGGCTGCACACCGACGTCGCGTACCAGCCCGGGGACGTGCTGATGTTCGGGCCGGAGTCGGCCGGGCTGCCCGCCGAAATCCAGGAGTCTCCGCAGGTGACCGACCGGGTGCGGCTGCCGATGCTGCCGTCGAGCCGGTCGCTGAACCTGTCGAACACCGCGGCGATCAGTGTCTACGAGGCTTGGCGGCAGAACGGCTTCGCGACCCCCTGA
- a CDS encoding alpha/beta hydrolase family protein: protein MARGSALIAGLALAGGLATAAPAVAADQAKLTAPALTGHHEVGTTDLHLVDQSRPDPWKPERRRELMVTVTYPADRFADGPRAPWLTPGMSAVIDQALSGEDYLGLPVGSIDWASAKRRAEIGVPAAHGAPKPVALFSPGFGGPRETYSAIVDDLASRGYVVVSLSHTYESGAVEFPGGRLETALPPGEGPEFMKKALDARVGDFRFVLDQLAKIARGENPDAEKRQLPRGLGWSLDLSRVGAYGHSYGGFTSGETMVHDRRIDAGINLDGAMATAFGYPPGSAYVPGEVTKRGLDRPFLLMGAEGVDQNGKPLEHTHRQPEFDRSWADFWANQRGWKRDLLLRGGSTHMAYSDLQIMVPQLGSRVAPEKREAVIGTIDPRRSLAAQRDYIGAFFDLHLKGRDRHLFDGESPRHPNIDFID from the coding sequence GTGGCGCGGGGTTCGGCGCTGATCGCGGGCCTCGCGCTCGCGGGCGGGCTCGCCACGGCGGCCCCCGCCGTCGCGGCCGACCAGGCCAAGCTCACCGCGCCGGCCCTCACCGGCCACCACGAGGTCGGCACGACCGACCTCCACCTCGTCGACCAGTCCCGGCCCGATCCGTGGAAACCGGAACGGCGCCGGGAACTCATGGTCACCGTCACCTATCCGGCGGACCGGTTCGCCGACGGACCGCGCGCTCCGTGGCTCACGCCAGGGATGAGCGCTGTCATCGACCAGGCACTGTCCGGCGAGGACTACCTCGGTCTCCCGGTCGGCTCCATCGACTGGGCATCGGCGAAGCGGCGGGCCGAGATCGGCGTCCCCGCGGCGCACGGCGCGCCCAAGCCGGTCGCGCTCTTCTCCCCCGGTTTCGGCGGGCCGCGGGAGACGTACTCGGCGATCGTCGACGATCTGGCCAGTCGCGGCTACGTCGTCGTCTCGCTGTCGCACACCTACGAGAGCGGCGCTGTCGAATTCCCCGGCGGTCGGCTCGAAACGGCTCTCCCGCCGGGCGAGGGACCCGAGTTCATGAAGAAGGCGCTCGACGCACGCGTCGGTGACTTCCGATTCGTTCTGGACCAGCTCGCGAAGATCGCCCGTGGCGAGAATCCCGATGCGGAGAAGCGGCAGCTCCCCCGCGGCCTCGGCTGGTCGCTCGACCTGTCCCGGGTCGGCGCCTACGGGCACTCCTACGGCGGATTCACCTCTGGCGAAACGATGGTGCACGACCGCAGGATCGACGCCGGGATCAACTTGGACGGCGCGATGGCGACCGCGTTCGGCTACCCGCCGGGCAGTGCCTACGTGCCCGGTGAAGTCACGAAACGCGGACTCGACCGGCCTTTCCTGCTGATGGGCGCCGAGGGCGTCGACCAGAACGGGAAGCCGCTGGAGCACACGCACCGGCAGCCCGAGTTCGACCGCAGCTGGGCGGACTTCTGGGCCAACCAGCGGGGCTGGAAGCGGGACCTGCTGCTGCGCGGCGGAAGCACGCACATGGCGTACAGCGATCTGCAGATCATGGTGCCGCAGCTCGGCTCGCGGGTGGCACCGGAAAAGCGAGAGGCGGTCATCGGCACGATCGATCCGCGCCGATCGCTGGCCGCGCAACGAGACTACATCGGCGCGTTCTTCGATCTGCACCTGAAGGGCCGTGACCGGCACCTGTTCGACGGCGAGTCGCCGCGCCACCCGAATATCGACTTCATCGACTGA
- a CDS encoding alkaline phosphatase D family protein, translating into MRPARDHPTTGGLHAFAPSPLSRRRFLGYGSAGAAAVLLGTGAWNAAGAMPLASGAGNPFTLGVASGDPLPGGVVLWTRLAPKPYEADGFGGMPRTPVRVEYEVSLDERFRAVVRRGSVVATPELGHSVHPEVHGLAPDHEYFYRFRTGGEISPVGRTRTAPVAWSSPRELNFAFASCQNWEAGHFTAYDHMAAEDLDLVVHLGDYLYESGVTGVGRGTPVGPQFKGETFDLARYRLQYALYKSEAPLMAAHAAFPWIHVNDDHEVENNWAGDISQIDKEPDQDRAVFRQRRAEAFQAMYEHLPYRIAQLPKGPDARLHRRLSYGTLADFTMLDTRQYRDDQPCGDGQSANCTERFDENRTLLGSEQRNWLLDGFSRSRARWQILGNQAPMGQTDTDAGEATNVHLDPWDGYVADRDRVLAAAQDRGVRNLVVITGDRHQNYAWDLKRDFTDPDSPTVASEFVGTSITSGGNGADMTPAGENLLKANPHMKFFNSQRGYVRVNVNRQRWRSDFRVVPFVNTPGAPISTRASYVVEDRRPGVQSA; encoded by the coding sequence ATGAGGCCCGCCCGTGACCATCCCACCACAGGAGGGCTTCATGCCTTCGCTCCCTCACCCCTGTCGCGGCGTCGCTTCCTCGGATATGGCTCCGCCGGCGCGGCCGCAGTCCTGCTGGGGACCGGTGCCTGGAACGCCGCCGGCGCGATGCCGCTCGCCAGCGGTGCCGGTAACCCGTTCACCCTCGGTGTCGCGTCGGGCGACCCGTTGCCCGGCGGTGTCGTGCTCTGGACCAGGCTCGCGCCGAAGCCGTACGAGGCCGACGGCTTCGGCGGTATGCCGCGGACGCCGGTCCGCGTCGAGTACGAGGTGTCGCTCGACGAGCGTTTCCGCGCCGTCGTCCGCCGCGGATCCGTGGTCGCCACGCCCGAACTCGGTCACTCCGTGCACCCCGAGGTCCACGGCCTCGCACCGGACCACGAGTACTTCTACCGTTTCCGCACGGGTGGCGAGATCTCGCCGGTCGGCCGCACCCGGACGGCTCCGGTCGCGTGGTCGTCGCCGCGCGAGCTGAACTTCGCGTTCGCGTCCTGCCAGAACTGGGAGGCCGGGCACTTCACCGCGTACGACCACATGGCGGCGGAGGATCTCGACCTGGTCGTGCACCTTGGCGACTACCTCTACGAAAGCGGTGTCACGGGGGTCGGCCGCGGGACGCCGGTGGGGCCGCAGTTCAAGGGCGAGACCTTCGACCTGGCCCGCTACCGGCTCCAGTACGCGCTCTACAAATCCGAAGCGCCGCTGATGGCCGCGCACGCCGCCTTCCCGTGGATCCACGTCAACGACGACCACGAGGTGGAGAACAACTGGGCGGGCGACATCTCGCAGATCGACAAGGAACCGGACCAGGACCGCGCGGTGTTCCGGCAGCGGCGGGCCGAGGCGTTCCAGGCGATGTACGAGCACCTGCCGTACCGCATCGCCCAGCTGCCGAAGGGGCCGGACGCGCGTCTCCACCGGCGGCTGAGCTACGGCACGCTGGCCGACTTCACCATGCTCGACACCCGGCAGTACCGCGACGACCAGCCGTGCGGTGACGGCCAGTCGGCGAACTGCACGGAACGGTTCGACGAGAACCGCACCCTGCTCGGCTCGGAGCAGCGGAACTGGTTGCTCGACGGCTTCTCCCGGTCCCGCGCGCGGTGGCAGATCCTCGGCAACCAGGCGCCCATGGGTCAGACCGACACCGACGCGGGCGAGGCGACGAACGTCCACCTCGACCCGTGGGACGGCTACGTCGCCGACCGCGACCGTGTGCTCGCCGCAGCGCAGGACCGCGGGGTGCGGAACCTGGTGGTCATCACCGGCGACCGGCACCAGAACTACGCCTGGGACCTCAAGCGCGACTTCACCGACCCCGACTCGCCCACCGTGGCGAGCGAGTTCGTCGGGACGTCGATCACCAGCGGCGGCAACGGCGCCGACATGACGCCGGCCGGTGAGAACCTGCTGAAGGCCAACCCCCACATGAAGTTCTTCAACAGCCAGCGCGGGTACGTCCGGGTCAACGTCAACCGGCAGCGCTGGCGGAGCGACTTCCGGGTGGTTCCGTTCGTCAACACCCCTGGCGCACCGATCAGCACGCGCGCCAGCTACGTCGTCGAAGACCGGCGGCCCGGCGTTCAGTCCGCCTGA